The following are encoded in a window of Catharus ustulatus isolate bCatUst1 chromosome 12, bCatUst1.pri.v2, whole genome shotgun sequence genomic DNA:
- the MINAR1 gene encoding major intrinsically disordered Notch2-binding receptor 1 isoform X1 — MESSQESSLFLVKILEELDTKQNTVSYQDLCKSLCARFDLSQLAKLRSVLFYTACLDPNFPATLFKDKMRCTVNNQQSKKIMVAADIVTIFNLIQMNGGVAKEKLPVARHKVKKKESFESCRSDTEICNMADCVPDCVPNCELNDQDFSRGFPVRRSSKCRKMDCKDCQQFVPSSEPNFLLGVNKDMKGRAASLDRLQALASYSIATSPPCEMQSTYFPMNIENESISDQDSLPISAGIKETFISNDEPFMMQSCVQKRNIFKEDFHNLITISPNLIPSNKTQEDGHREPQNRKESSKQTFFNHSFEMPYSSQYLNPIYSPIPDKRRAKHESLDDLQASTYFGPTTVLGPQETKKWTGKPAKQTAWPAKSWSLNTEEVPDFERSFFNRKQSEEKPRYQSSSNPSPNFPSVDRHQSYLNAKDQQPIMQANYAVKPNGHKPKEIPSILDVEKHEPVKKFKDKSINCTSVQIVSIDRTMSVGTQTEQQVLDHKKCKDLCAGQAKYGERHSLKQSDDDSEIVSDDISDIFRFLDDMSISGSTGVMQSSCYNSTGSLSQVHKSDCESSPEHNLTKISNGSACNKLDKVVRADVNNTDDELKTSVCKLVLRIGEIEKKLESLSGVREEISQVLGKLSKLDQKIQQPEKVSVQIDLNSLTSDAASDESNSPQIFQCHNTPHAGKLENNPEWCCSDASGSNSESLRVKALKKSLFTRRSSRSLTEENSATESKIASISNSPRDWRAITYTNQVGITEEEMKERDGGENKDWHRKSKEADRQYEIPQPHRLSKQPKDAFLIEQVFSPHPYPASLKSHMKSNPLYTDMRLTELAEVKRAQPSWTIEEYTRNSGDKGKIAALDLQTQESLNPNNLEYWMEDIYTPGYDSLLKRKEAEFRRAKVCKIAALIVAAACTVILVIVVPICTMKS, encoded by the exons ATGGAGTCCAGCCAGGAATCCTCACTCTTCCTGGTGAAGATATTGGAGGAGCTGGACACAAAGCAGAATACTGTTTCTTACCAGGATCTCTGCAAGTCCCTGTGTGCAAGGTTTGATTTATCCCAGCTGGCCAAGCTCAGAAGTGTGCTGTTTTACACTGCTTGCCTGGATCCCAATTTCCCAGCGACTTTGTTCAAAGACAAAATGAGATGCACTGTAAACAATCAGCAATCAAAGAAAATCATGGTTGCAGCAGATATAGTAACAATATTCAACCTCATACAAATGAATGGGGGAGTGGCCAAGGAGAAGCTTCCAGTTGCAAGGCACAAAGTGAAGAAGAAGGAGTCCTTTGAGTCCTGCAGGTCTGACACAGAGATCTGCAATATGGCAGATTGCGTGCCCGACTGTGTGCCCAACTGTGAGCTCAACGACCAGGACTTCAGCCGGGGCTTTCCAGTCAGAAGGTcttcaaaatgcagaaagatggaCTGCAAAGACTGCCAGCAGTTCGTCCCCTCATCAGAACCCAACTTCTTGCTGGGTGTCAATAAGGACATGAAGGGCCGGGCTGCCTCTCTGGACAGGCTGCAGGCACTGGCGTCCTACTCCATCGCCACGTCCCCGCCATGTGAGATGCAGAGTACATACTTCCCCATGAACATTGAAAATGAATCTATTTCAGACCAGGATTCCTTGCCTATAAGTGCAGGCATAAAAGAAACTTTCATTTCAAATGACGAGCCGTTCATGATGCAGTCGTGTGtccagaaaagaaatatattcaaAGAAGATTTTCATAATCTGATTACAATATCTCCCAACTTAATACCATCCAACAAAACACAGGAAGATGGACACAGAGAGCCTCAGAACAGGAAAGAAAGCTCTAAGCAGACTTTCTTCAACCACAGCTTTGAAATGCCATACAGCAGCCAGTACTTGAATCCAATTTATTCTCCTATACCTGACAAAAGGCGAGCGAAACATGAAAGTTTAGATGATCTTCAAGCTTCAACATATTTTGGCCCAACTACTGTTCTTGGACCACAGGAGACCAAAAAATGGACTGGAAAGCCAGCCAAGCAAACTGCCTGGCCAGCTAAAAGCTGGAGTTTAAATACTGAGGAGGTCCCTGACTTTGAACGCTCATTTTTTAATAGGAAGCAGTCTGAAGAGAAACCACGATACCAGAGTTCGAGCAATCCATCTCCAAACTTTCCTTCAGTTGACAGGCATCAGTCCTACCTAAATGCAAAGGATCAGCAGCCAATTATGCAGGCAAACTATGCTGTGAAACCCAATGGGCATAAACCTAAGGAAATCCCTTCCATTCTAGATGTGGAGAAACATGAGCCAGTCAAAAAGTTTAAGGATAAAAGCATTAACTGTACTTCTGTCCAGATCGTAAGCATCGACAGGACCATGAGCGTTGGGACACAAACGGAGCAGCAGGTTCTGGACCACAAGAAATGCAAGGATTTGTGTGCAGGCCAAGCCAAGTACGGTGAGCGGCACTCTCTGAAGCAGTCGGATGATGACTCTGAAATTGTGAGCGATGACATCAGTGACATTTTCCGCTTTTTGGATGACATGAGTATCAGTGGCTCCACGGGAGTGATGCAGTCCTCGTGCTACAACAGCACTGGTTCCTTGTCTCAGGTGCATAAATCAGACTGTGagagctcacctgagcacaATTTGACTAAGATCTCCAATGGGAGCGCCTGTAACAAACTGGATAAAGTGGTCAGGGCGGATGTCAATAACACAGACGATGAACTGAAGACCAGTGTCTGCAAATTAGTCTTGAGGATTGGTGAAATAGAGAAGAAACTGGAATCTCTCTCAGGTGTCCGAGAAGAAATCTCTCAAGTCCTGGGAAAGTTAAGCAAGCTGGATCAAAAAATCCAGCAGCCAGAGAAGGTCAGCGTACAAATAGATCTCAACTCTTTGACAAGCGATGCCGCGTCAGATGAGAGCAACTCCCCGCAGATATTTCAGTGCCACAATACTCCTCATGCAGGCAAACTGGAGAATAATCCAGAATGGTGCTGTTCTGATGCCAGTGGAAGTAATAGCGAGAGTCTTCGAGTAAAGGccttaaaaaaaagtttgtttacTAGGAGATCATCAAGATcattaacagaagaaaacagtgcaACTGAATCCAAAATAGCAAGTATTTCAAACTCTCCCCGAGACTGGAGAGCTATTACTTACACCAACCAAGTTGGCATTACAGAGGAGGAGATGAAAGAGAGAGATGGAGGAGAAAATAAGGACTGGCACAGGAAATCTAAAGAG GCAGACAGGCAATACGAAATCCCACAGCCACATAGACTCTCTAAACAGCCAAAAGACGCTTTCTTGATTGAACAAGTCTTTAGTCCTCATCCCTACCCTGCATCACTCAAGTCTCACATGAAAAGCAACCCTCTCTACACAGACATGAGGTTGACAGAGCTGGCTGAAGTGAAACGTGCCCAGCCATCATGGACCATAGAGGAATACACCAGGAATTCGGGGGACAAAGGCAAGATTGCAGCCTTGGATCTACAA ACTCAAGAATCTTTAAACCCAAACAACTTAGAGTACTGGATGGAAGACATTTATACTCCAGGCTACGATTCCTTGCTGAAACGGAAAGAAGCCGAGTTCAGGAGAGCAAAGGTTTGCAAGATCGCCGCCCTGATCGTGGCGGCCGCCTGTACGGTTATCCTGGTCATTGTGGTTCCCATCTGCACCATGAAATCCTGa
- the MINAR1 gene encoding major intrinsically disordered Notch2-binding receptor 1 isoform X2 produces MESSQESSLFLVKILEELDTKQNTVSYQDLCKSLCARFDLSQLAKLRSVLFYTACLDPNFPATLFKDKMRCTVNNQQSKKIMVAADIVTIFNLIQMNGGVAKEKLPVARHKVKKKESFESCRSDTEICNMADCVPDCVPNCELNDQDFSRGFPVRRSSKCRKMDCKDCQQFVPSSEPNFLLGVNKDMKGRAASLDRLQALASYSIATSPPCEMQSTYFPMNIENESISDQDSLPISAGIKETFISNDEPFMMQSCVQKRNIFKEDFHNLITISPNLIPSNKTQEDGHREPQNRKESSKQTFFNHSFEMPYSSQYLNPIYSPIPDKRRAKHESLDDLQASTYFGPTTVLGPQETKKWTGKPAKQTAWPAKSWSLNTEEVPDFERSFFNRKQSEEKPRYQSSSNPSPNFPSVDRHQSYLNAKDQQPIMQANYAVKPNGHKPKEIPSILDVEKHEPVKKFKDKSINCTSVQIVSIDRTMSVGTQTEQQVLDHKKCKDLCAGQAKYGERHSLKQSDDDSEIVSDDISDIFRFLDDMSISGSTGVMQSSCYNSTGSLSQVHKSDCESSPEHNLTKISNGSACNKLDKVVRADVNNTDDELKTSVCKLVLRIGEIEKKLESLSGVREEISQVLGKLSKLDQKIQQPEKVSVQIDLNSLTSDAASDESNSPQIFQCHNTPHAGKLENNPEWCCSDASGSNSESLRVKALKKSLFTRRSSRSLTEENSATESKIASISNSPRDWRAITYTNQVGITEEEMKERDGGENKDWHRKSKESCFFSQILLNPIAGRQAIRNPTAT; encoded by the exons ATGGAGTCCAGCCAGGAATCCTCACTCTTCCTGGTGAAGATATTGGAGGAGCTGGACACAAAGCAGAATACTGTTTCTTACCAGGATCTCTGCAAGTCCCTGTGTGCAAGGTTTGATTTATCCCAGCTGGCCAAGCTCAGAAGTGTGCTGTTTTACACTGCTTGCCTGGATCCCAATTTCCCAGCGACTTTGTTCAAAGACAAAATGAGATGCACTGTAAACAATCAGCAATCAAAGAAAATCATGGTTGCAGCAGATATAGTAACAATATTCAACCTCATACAAATGAATGGGGGAGTGGCCAAGGAGAAGCTTCCAGTTGCAAGGCACAAAGTGAAGAAGAAGGAGTCCTTTGAGTCCTGCAGGTCTGACACAGAGATCTGCAATATGGCAGATTGCGTGCCCGACTGTGTGCCCAACTGTGAGCTCAACGACCAGGACTTCAGCCGGGGCTTTCCAGTCAGAAGGTcttcaaaatgcagaaagatggaCTGCAAAGACTGCCAGCAGTTCGTCCCCTCATCAGAACCCAACTTCTTGCTGGGTGTCAATAAGGACATGAAGGGCCGGGCTGCCTCTCTGGACAGGCTGCAGGCACTGGCGTCCTACTCCATCGCCACGTCCCCGCCATGTGAGATGCAGAGTACATACTTCCCCATGAACATTGAAAATGAATCTATTTCAGACCAGGATTCCTTGCCTATAAGTGCAGGCATAAAAGAAACTTTCATTTCAAATGACGAGCCGTTCATGATGCAGTCGTGTGtccagaaaagaaatatattcaaAGAAGATTTTCATAATCTGATTACAATATCTCCCAACTTAATACCATCCAACAAAACACAGGAAGATGGACACAGAGAGCCTCAGAACAGGAAAGAAAGCTCTAAGCAGACTTTCTTCAACCACAGCTTTGAAATGCCATACAGCAGCCAGTACTTGAATCCAATTTATTCTCCTATACCTGACAAAAGGCGAGCGAAACATGAAAGTTTAGATGATCTTCAAGCTTCAACATATTTTGGCCCAACTACTGTTCTTGGACCACAGGAGACCAAAAAATGGACTGGAAAGCCAGCCAAGCAAACTGCCTGGCCAGCTAAAAGCTGGAGTTTAAATACTGAGGAGGTCCCTGACTTTGAACGCTCATTTTTTAATAGGAAGCAGTCTGAAGAGAAACCACGATACCAGAGTTCGAGCAATCCATCTCCAAACTTTCCTTCAGTTGACAGGCATCAGTCCTACCTAAATGCAAAGGATCAGCAGCCAATTATGCAGGCAAACTATGCTGTGAAACCCAATGGGCATAAACCTAAGGAAATCCCTTCCATTCTAGATGTGGAGAAACATGAGCCAGTCAAAAAGTTTAAGGATAAAAGCATTAACTGTACTTCTGTCCAGATCGTAAGCATCGACAGGACCATGAGCGTTGGGACACAAACGGAGCAGCAGGTTCTGGACCACAAGAAATGCAAGGATTTGTGTGCAGGCCAAGCCAAGTACGGTGAGCGGCACTCTCTGAAGCAGTCGGATGATGACTCTGAAATTGTGAGCGATGACATCAGTGACATTTTCCGCTTTTTGGATGACATGAGTATCAGTGGCTCCACGGGAGTGATGCAGTCCTCGTGCTACAACAGCACTGGTTCCTTGTCTCAGGTGCATAAATCAGACTGTGagagctcacctgagcacaATTTGACTAAGATCTCCAATGGGAGCGCCTGTAACAAACTGGATAAAGTGGTCAGGGCGGATGTCAATAACACAGACGATGAACTGAAGACCAGTGTCTGCAAATTAGTCTTGAGGATTGGTGAAATAGAGAAGAAACTGGAATCTCTCTCAGGTGTCCGAGAAGAAATCTCTCAAGTCCTGGGAAAGTTAAGCAAGCTGGATCAAAAAATCCAGCAGCCAGAGAAGGTCAGCGTACAAATAGATCTCAACTCTTTGACAAGCGATGCCGCGTCAGATGAGAGCAACTCCCCGCAGATATTTCAGTGCCACAATACTCCTCATGCAGGCAAACTGGAGAATAATCCAGAATGGTGCTGTTCTGATGCCAGTGGAAGTAATAGCGAGAGTCTTCGAGTAAAGGccttaaaaaaaagtttgtttacTAGGAGATCATCAAGATcattaacagaagaaaacagtgcaACTGAATCCAAAATAGCAAGTATTTCAAACTCTCCCCGAGACTGGAGAGCTATTACTTACACCAACCAAGTTGGCATTACAGAGGAGGAGATGAAAGAGAGAGATGGAGGAGAAAATAAGGACTGGCACAGGAAATCTAAAGAG TcttgttttttctctcaaatTCTTTTGAACCCTATTGCAGGCAGACAGGCAATACGAAATCCCACAGCCACATAG